From one Coffea eugenioides isolate CCC68of chromosome 11, Ceug_1.0, whole genome shotgun sequence genomic stretch:
- the LOC113753751 gene encoding kirola-like, with the protein MSLTGKLVNQIEIKSDGDVFHEIFRHRPHHVSAMSPTHIQGCDLHDGNWGTVGSVIFWNYTHDGKKKVAKEVIQAIDEAKRSITFKVIEGDVLELYKTFIITVHVDAHGKSNLVTWTFEYEKKNPNIPDPNTLMDFCLHVTKDIETHHLK; encoded by the exons ATGAGTCTTACTGGTAAGCTCGTTAACCAAATCGAGATAAAATCCGATGGAGATGTGTTTCATGAAATTTTTAGGCACAGACCACACCATGTATCTGCCATGAGCCCTACTCATATTCAAGGTTGTGATCTGCATGATGGTAATTGGGGAACCGTCGGATCTGTCATCTTCTGGAATTATACTCACG aTGGAAAAAAGAAAGTGGCCAAAGAGGTTATCCAGGCCATAGATGAGGCAAAGAGGTCAATCACATTCAAGGTGATTGAAGGAGATGTGCTGGAGTTATACAAGACCTTCATCATAACAGTTCATGTTGATGCCCATGGCAAAAGCAACTTGGTTACATGGACCTTCGAGTATGAGAAAAAGAATCCCAATATCCCAGATCCAAATACTCTGATGGACTTTTGCCTTCATGTCACTAAGGATATTGAGACTCACCATCTCAAATGA
- the LOC113752518 gene encoding kirola-like, translating to MASPILAGKLEAEIKIKSDPDEFFHSFGDKPHHISDMSPSLVQGVELHDGDWGSVGAMQVWKYTHGKNLDLISSLFPLMRKSSWHSFKVIEGDVMELYSKTFIATVHVVVRPGARYPRKEVKKFKTIPGKAHESEGFGLFGKISEEMSLTGKQVFQIEIKSSGDVFHELFKNKPHEMSSISPDIVHGCELHHGDWGTVGSIIFWTYTHDGQKKVAKEIIESIDKEKKSVTFKVIKGDLLKLYKSFTFIVQVENHGQNNLVTWTLQYEKLNQSVPDPTTIVDLATKLTKDIETHHLK from the exons ATGGCTAGTCCAATTCTAGCTGGAAAGTTAGAAGCTGAGATAAAGATTAAGTCTGATCCTGATGAGTTCTTCCACAGCTTTGGTG ACAAACCACATCATATATCCGATATGAGCCCTTCACTTGTTCAAGGTGTTGAATTGCATGATGGTGATTGGGGAAGTGTAGGAGCCATGCAAGTGTGGAAGTATACCCACGGTAaaaatttggatttaatttcgTCATTATTTCCATTG ATGAGGAAAAGTAGTTGGCATAGTTTTAAGGTAATTGAAGGAGATGTGATGGAGTTATATAGTAAGACCTTCATCGCAACTGTTCAT GTGGTGGTGCGACCTGGAGCTCGG TATCCACGCAAGGaagttaaaaaatttaaaacaatcCCAGGTAAAGCCCATGAGAGTGAAGGATTTGGACTTTTTGGGAAG ATCTCTGAAGAAATGAGTCTAACTGGTAAACAGGTTTTCCAAATCGAAATTAAGTCCAGTGGAGATGTGTTTCATGAGCTCTTCAAAAACAAACCACATGAAATGTCCTCCATAAGCCCTGATATCGTTCATGGTTGTGAGCTGCATCATGGTGATTGGGGAACAGTAGGATCTATCATCTTCTGGACATATACTCACG ATGGACAAAAGAAGGTGGCGAAGGAGATAATTGAGTCTATAGATAAGGAAAAGAAGTCAGTCACATTTAAGGTGATTAAAGGAGACCTGTTGAAGTTGTACAAGAGCTTCACCTTTATTGTTCAGGTTGAAAATCATGGCCAAAACAACTTGGTTACATGGACCCTCCAGTACGAGAAATTGAATCAGAGCGTCCCTGATCCAACAACTATAGTAGACCTTGCCACCAAACTCACAAAGGATATTGAGACTCACCATCTCAAATGA